In Oryza sativa Japonica Group chromosome 2, ASM3414082v1, the following are encoded in one genomic region:
- the LOC4328199 gene encoding nuclear transport factor 2 isoform X3: MASAAAAAATQVGTYFLRNYYNLLQQSPDVVHQFYNDASTMVRVDDLAGTNTTASTMMDIHSLIMSLNFTQIEIKTANFLNSWGDGVLVMVSGLVQTKEYSHQRKFIQMFFLAPQEKGYFVLNDYFHFVDEEQVQPAPVIAQDNFETNMASNSVVEPVPEYIHEEENQSAVPITSEESDAVENYTYSEPPQQVVSQSDNWGDEPLPEEPISSFTNGMAMAPEEPVQSPPVPPPHVEEPVGEPVKKTYASILRTAKAPLVFPVAQPAPTRPHQATETNQAAQHSVMTSSVATEKPKTDVYGEFAVQDDEESKSVYVGNVPSSVSEADLENEFKKFGRLIPDGVAIRSRKETGGYYAFVEFEELSGVHNALKASPIEINGRQIYVEERKPNSGIRGRGGRGRFGGGGRGYARGGGDNEYAGNRGSGRPSNGYQRVPHHERGILGSHNARN, translated from the exons ATGGCttccgcagcggcggcggcggcgactcag gTCGGCACCTACTTCCTTCGCAACTACTACAACCTCCTGCAGCAGAGCCCCGATGTCGTCCACCAGTTCTACAACGACGCCAGCACCATGGTccgcgtcgacgacctcgcTGGAACCAACACCACCGCCAGCACCATGATG GATATACACTCCCTCATTATGTCCTTGAATTTCACCCAAATCGAGATCAAAACAGCCAACTTTCTCAACTCATGGGGTGATGGTGTGCTAGTTATGGTATCTGGTCTTGTACAGACCAAGGAGTACAGCCACCAAAGGAAATTCATCCAGATGTTTTTCCTTGCTCCCCAGGAAAAGGGTTACTTTGTTCTCAATGATTATTTCCATTTCGTTGACGAAGAGCAAGTGCAACCTGCACCTGTTATTGCCCAGGACAACTTCGAGACCAACATGGCATCCAACTCCGTCGTCGAACCTG TTCCAGAGTACATTCACGAAGAGGAAAATCAAAGTGCTGTCCCAATAACATCTGAAGAAAGTGATGCTGTTGAGAACTATACTTACTCTGAGCCACCACAGCAAGTAGTTTCTCAGTCAGACAATTGGGGAGATGAGCCTCTTCCTGAAGAACCAATTTCTTCCTTTACAAATGGAATGGCGATGGCACCGGAGGAGCCAGTGCAATCTCCACCTGTTCCACCTCCTCATGTAGAGGAACCTGTTGGTGAACCAGTAAAGAAGACCTATGCCTCCATT CTAAGAACCGCAAAAGCTCCACTGGTGTTCCCTGTAGCCCAGCCAGCCCCGACTAGACCTCACCAGGCAACCGAGACAAACCAGGCTGCACAGCATTCGGTTATGACTTCGTCTGTGGCAACCGAGAAGCCAAAAACCGATGTTTATGGTGAATTTGCTGTCCAGGATGATGAAG AGAGCAAATCTGTCTATGTTGGGAACGTGCCATCTTCTGTATCTGAGGCTGATCTTGAGAATGAGTTCAAGAAGTTTGGGCGGCTCATTCCTGATGGTGTTGCTATCAGAAGCCGCAAG GAGACCGGAGGCTACTATGCGTTCGTGGAATTCGAAGAACTTAGTGGTGTTCACAATGCATTGAAG GCTTCACCAATTGAAATAAATGGGCGGCAGATATATGTTGAGGAGCGGAAGCCTAACAGCGGCATAAGAG GAAGGGGAGGCAGAGGTCGTTTCGGTGGAGGAGGGCGAGGGTATGCTAGAGGGGGAGGCGACAACGAATATGCGGGCAACCGTGGTAGTGGCAGGCCATCAAATGGCTACCAGCGTGTTCCTCACCATGAGAGGGGCATTTTGGGGAGCCACAACGCAAGAAACTAA
- the LOC4328199 gene encoding nuclear transport factor 2 isoform X2, which produces MASAAAAAATQVGTYFLRNYYNLLQQSPDVVHQFYNDASTMVRVDDLAGTNTTASTMMDIHSLIMSLNFTQIEIKTANFLNSWGDGVLVMVSGLVQTKEYSHQRKFIQMFFLAPQEKGYFVLNDYFHFVDEEQVQPAPVIAQDNFETNMASNSVVEPEYIHEEENQSAVPITSEESDAVENYTYSEPPQQVVSQSDNWGDEPLPEEPISSFTNGMAMAPEEPVQSPPVPPPHVEEPVGEPVKKTYASILRTAKAPLVFPVAQPAPTRPHQATETNQAAQHSVMTSSVATEKPKTDVYGEFAVQDDEESKSVYVGNVPSSVSEADLENEFKKFGRLIPDGVAIRSRKETGGYYAFVEFEELSGVHNALKASPIEINGRQIYVEERKPNSGIRGGRRGGRGRFGGGGRGYARGGGDNEYAGNRGSGRPSNGYQRVPHHERGILGSHNARN; this is translated from the exons ATGGCttccgcagcggcggcggcggcgactcag gTCGGCACCTACTTCCTTCGCAACTACTACAACCTCCTGCAGCAGAGCCCCGATGTCGTCCACCAGTTCTACAACGACGCCAGCACCATGGTccgcgtcgacgacctcgcTGGAACCAACACCACCGCCAGCACCATGATG GATATACACTCCCTCATTATGTCCTTGAATTTCACCCAAATCGAGATCAAAACAGCCAACTTTCTCAACTCATGGGGTGATGGTGTGCTAGTTATGGTATCTGGTCTTGTACAGACCAAGGAGTACAGCCACCAAAGGAAATTCATCCAGATGTTTTTCCTTGCTCCCCAGGAAAAGGGTTACTTTGTTCTCAATGATTATTTCCATTTCGTTGACGAAGAGCAAGTGCAACCTGCACCTGTTATTGCCCAGGACAACTTCGAGACCAACATGGCATCCAACTCCGTCGTCGAACCTG AGTACATTCACGAAGAGGAAAATCAAAGTGCTGTCCCAATAACATCTGAAGAAAGTGATGCTGTTGAGAACTATACTTACTCTGAGCCACCACAGCAAGTAGTTTCTCAGTCAGACAATTGGGGAGATGAGCCTCTTCCTGAAGAACCAATTTCTTCCTTTACAAATGGAATGGCGATGGCACCGGAGGAGCCAGTGCAATCTCCACCTGTTCCACCTCCTCATGTAGAGGAACCTGTTGGTGAACCAGTAAAGAAGACCTATGCCTCCATT CTAAGAACCGCAAAAGCTCCACTGGTGTTCCCTGTAGCCCAGCCAGCCCCGACTAGACCTCACCAGGCAACCGAGACAAACCAGGCTGCACAGCATTCGGTTATGACTTCGTCTGTGGCAACCGAGAAGCCAAAAACCGATGTTTATGGTGAATTTGCTGTCCAGGATGATGAAG AGAGCAAATCTGTCTATGTTGGGAACGTGCCATCTTCTGTATCTGAGGCTGATCTTGAGAATGAGTTCAAGAAGTTTGGGCGGCTCATTCCTGATGGTGTTGCTATCAGAAGCCGCAAG GAGACCGGAGGCTACTATGCGTTCGTGGAATTCGAAGAACTTAGTGGTGTTCACAATGCATTGAAG GCTTCACCAATTGAAATAAATGGGCGGCAGATATATGTTGAGGAGCGGAAGCCTAACAGCGGCATAAGAGGTGGAA GAAGGGGAGGCAGAGGTCGTTTCGGTGGAGGAGGGCGAGGGTATGCTAGAGGGGGAGGCGACAACGAATATGCGGGCAACCGTGGTAGTGGCAGGCCATCAAATGGCTACCAGCGTGTTCCTCACCATGAGAGGGGCATTTTGGGGAGCCACAACGCAAGAAACTAA
- the LOC4328197 gene encoding uncharacterized protein yields MGLLRRGSSGGGAVLVVVVCVGCIAATAMAAAAGGGGGGGECPKYKDSKQPLNKRIDDLLRRMTLAEKIGQMSQIERENATFDVMRNYFIGSVLSGGGSVPAAQASPAAWVSMVNEMQRGAMATRLGIPMIYGIDAVHGHGNVYKATIFPHNVGLGCTRDPDLAKRIGAAVAAEVRATGIPYVFAPCVAVCRDPRWGRCYESFSEDPRVVQRMSSIISGFQGEIPPGGRRGVPFVSGGRPSVAACSKHYVGDGGTTRGMNENNTVATLRELMTVHMPPYYSAVAQGVSTVMVSFSSWNGVKMHANHFLITDFLKSKLRFRGFVISDWQGLDRITTPAHADYMLSIKLGIMAGIDMVMIPFTYTEFIDDLAALVKNGTIPMSRIDDAVRRILRVKFTMGLFERPYADLSLAGELGKQEHRDLARDAVRKSLVLLKNGKPGDAPLLPLPKRARSILVAGAHADDLGSQCGGWTITWQGLAGNDLTAGGTTILDGIRRAVDAATEVVFAEAPDAGFMRRNAGRFDAAVVVVGEPPYAETLGDNLNLTIPAPGPSVIQNVCGGGVRCVVVVVSGRPLVIEPYMDAIDALVAAWLPGTEGQGVSDVLFGDYEFTGKLARTWFRSVEQLPMNVGDEHYDPLFPFGFGLETRKAN; encoded by the exons ATGGGGCTACTCCGGCGAGgtagtagcggcggcggcgccgtgctcgtggtggtggtgtgtgTAGGCTGCattgcggcgacggcgatggcggcggcggcgggcggcggcggaggaggaggggagtgTCCCAAGTACAAGGACTCGAAGCAGCCGCTGAACAAGAGGATCGACGACCTACTCCGGCGGATGACGCTGGCGGAGAAGATCGGCCAGATGTCGCAGATCGAGCGCGAGAACGCCACCTTCGACGTCATGCGCAACTACTTCATTG GGAGCGtgctgagcggcggcggcagcgtgccggcggcgcaggcgtcgccggcggcgtgggtgtCGATGGTGAACGAGATGCAGCGCGGCGCCATGGCGACGCGCCTCGGGATCCCCATGATCTACGGCATCGACGCCGTCCATGGCCACGGCAACGTCTACAAGGCCACCATCTTCCCCCACAACGTCGGCCTCGGCTGCACTAG GGACCCGGAtctggcgaagaggatcggcgcggcggtggcggcggaggtgagGGCGACGGGGATCCCGTACGTGTTCGCGCCATGCGTGGCGGTGTGCAGGGACCCGAGGTGGGGCCGCTGCTACGAGAGCTTCAGCGAGGACCCCAGGGTGGTGCAGCGCATGTCCTCCATCATCTCCGGCTTCCAGGGCGAGATCCctcccggcggccgccgcggcgtccccTTCGTCTCCGGCGGGAGGCCGAGCGTGGCGGCGTGCTCGAAGCActacgtcggcgacggcggcacgacgCGCGGCATGAACGAGAACAACACGGTGGCGACGCTCCGGGAGCTGATGACGGTGCACATGCCGCCCTACTACAGCGCCGTGGCGCAGGGGGTGTCCACGGTGATGGTGTCCTTCTCCAGCTGGAATGGCGTCAAGATGCACGCCAACCACTTCCTCATCACCGATTTCCTCAAGTCCAAGCTCCGCTTCAGG GGATTCGTTATCTCGGATTGGCAAGGGCTTGACAGGATCACGACCCCAGCACATGCAGACTACATGTTGTCCATCAAGCTGGGTATCATGGCTGGCATCGACATG GTGATGATCCCGTTCACGTACACGGAGTTCATCGACGACCTGGCGGCGCTGGTGAAGAACGGCACGATCCCGATGAGCCGGATCGACGACGCCGTTCGCCGGATTCTCCGGGTGAAGTTCACCATGGGCCTCTTCGAGCGCCCCTACGCCGACCTCagcctcgccggcgagctcgggaAGCAGGAGCACCGCGACCTTGCTCGCGATGCCGTGCGCAAGTCGCTCGTCCTCCTCAAGAACGGCAAGCCCGGCGacgcgccgctgctgccgctgccgaaGCGGGCGCGCTccatcctcgtcgccggcgcccacGCCGACGACCTCGGCAGCCAGTGCGGCGGCTGGACCATCACCTGGCAGGGCCTCGCCGGGAACGACCTCACCGCCGGCGGCACCACCATCCTCGACGGCATCCGCCGCGCCGTGGATGCCGCCACGGAGGTCGTCTTCGCCGAGGCGCCCGACGCCGGCTTCATGCGGCGGAACGCGGGGAGGTTCgacgccgccgtggtcgtcgtcggcgagccGCCGTACGCCGAGACGCTCGGCGACAACCTGAACCTGACCATCCCGGCGCCGGGGCCGAGCGTGATCCAGAacgtctgcggcggcggcgtgaggtgcgtggtggtggtggtctccGGGCGGCCGCTGGTGATCGAGCCGTACATGGACGCCATCGACGCGCTGGTGGCGGCGTGGCTGCCGGGGACGGAGGGGCAGGGCGTCAGCGACGTGCTGTTCGGCGACTACGAGTTCACCGGGAAGCTGGCGAGGACGTGGTTCCGGTCGGTGGAGCAGCTGCCGATGAACGTCGGCGACGAGCACTACGACCCGCTCTTCCCATTCGGATTCGGACTCGAGACCCGcaaagctaattaa
- the LOC4328199 gene encoding nuclear transport factor 2 isoform X4 codes for MASAAAAAATQVGTYFLRNYYNLLQQSPDVVHQFYNDASTMVRVDDLAGTNTTASTMMDIHSLIMSLNFTQIEIKTANFLNSWGDGVLVMVSGLVQTKEYSHQRKFIQMFFLAPQEKGYFVLNDYFHFVDEEQVQPAPVIAQDNFETNMASNSVVEPEYIHEEENQSAVPITSEESDAVENYTYSEPPQQVVSQSDNWGDEPLPEEPISSFTNGMAMAPEEPVQSPPVPPPHVEEPVGEPVKKTYASILRTAKAPLVFPVAQPAPTRPHQATETNQAAQHSVMTSSVATEKPKTDVYGEFAVQDDEESKSVYVGNVPSSVSEADLENEFKKFGRLIPDGVAIRSRKETGGYYAFVEFEELSGVHNALKASPIEINGRQIYVEERKPNSGIRGRGGRGRFGGGGRGYARGGGDNEYAGNRGSGRPSNGYQRVPHHERGILGSHNARN; via the exons ATGGCttccgcagcggcggcggcggcgactcag gTCGGCACCTACTTCCTTCGCAACTACTACAACCTCCTGCAGCAGAGCCCCGATGTCGTCCACCAGTTCTACAACGACGCCAGCACCATGGTccgcgtcgacgacctcgcTGGAACCAACACCACCGCCAGCACCATGATG GATATACACTCCCTCATTATGTCCTTGAATTTCACCCAAATCGAGATCAAAACAGCCAACTTTCTCAACTCATGGGGTGATGGTGTGCTAGTTATGGTATCTGGTCTTGTACAGACCAAGGAGTACAGCCACCAAAGGAAATTCATCCAGATGTTTTTCCTTGCTCCCCAGGAAAAGGGTTACTTTGTTCTCAATGATTATTTCCATTTCGTTGACGAAGAGCAAGTGCAACCTGCACCTGTTATTGCCCAGGACAACTTCGAGACCAACATGGCATCCAACTCCGTCGTCGAACCTG AGTACATTCACGAAGAGGAAAATCAAAGTGCTGTCCCAATAACATCTGAAGAAAGTGATGCTGTTGAGAACTATACTTACTCTGAGCCACCACAGCAAGTAGTTTCTCAGTCAGACAATTGGGGAGATGAGCCTCTTCCTGAAGAACCAATTTCTTCCTTTACAAATGGAATGGCGATGGCACCGGAGGAGCCAGTGCAATCTCCACCTGTTCCACCTCCTCATGTAGAGGAACCTGTTGGTGAACCAGTAAAGAAGACCTATGCCTCCATT CTAAGAACCGCAAAAGCTCCACTGGTGTTCCCTGTAGCCCAGCCAGCCCCGACTAGACCTCACCAGGCAACCGAGACAAACCAGGCTGCACAGCATTCGGTTATGACTTCGTCTGTGGCAACCGAGAAGCCAAAAACCGATGTTTATGGTGAATTTGCTGTCCAGGATGATGAAG AGAGCAAATCTGTCTATGTTGGGAACGTGCCATCTTCTGTATCTGAGGCTGATCTTGAGAATGAGTTCAAGAAGTTTGGGCGGCTCATTCCTGATGGTGTTGCTATCAGAAGCCGCAAG GAGACCGGAGGCTACTATGCGTTCGTGGAATTCGAAGAACTTAGTGGTGTTCACAATGCATTGAAG GCTTCACCAATTGAAATAAATGGGCGGCAGATATATGTTGAGGAGCGGAAGCCTAACAGCGGCATAAGAG GAAGGGGAGGCAGAGGTCGTTTCGGTGGAGGAGGGCGAGGGTATGCTAGAGGGGGAGGCGACAACGAATATGCGGGCAACCGTGGTAGTGGCAGGCCATCAAATGGCTACCAGCGTGTTCCTCACCATGAGAGGGGCATTTTGGGGAGCCACAACGCAAGAAACTAA
- the LOC4328199 gene encoding nuclear transport factor 2 isoform X1, with translation MASAAAAAATQVGTYFLRNYYNLLQQSPDVVHQFYNDASTMVRVDDLAGTNTTASTMMDIHSLIMSLNFTQIEIKTANFLNSWGDGVLVMVSGLVQTKEYSHQRKFIQMFFLAPQEKGYFVLNDYFHFVDEEQVQPAPVIAQDNFETNMASNSVVEPVPEYIHEEENQSAVPITSEESDAVENYTYSEPPQQVVSQSDNWGDEPLPEEPISSFTNGMAMAPEEPVQSPPVPPPHVEEPVGEPVKKTYASILRTAKAPLVFPVAQPAPTRPHQATETNQAAQHSVMTSSVATEKPKTDVYGEFAVQDDEESKSVYVGNVPSSVSEADLENEFKKFGRLIPDGVAIRSRKETGGYYAFVEFEELSGVHNALKASPIEINGRQIYVEERKPNSGIRGGRRGGRGRFGGGGRGYARGGGDNEYAGNRGSGRPSNGYQRVPHHERGILGSHNARN, from the exons ATGGCttccgcagcggcggcggcggcgactcag gTCGGCACCTACTTCCTTCGCAACTACTACAACCTCCTGCAGCAGAGCCCCGATGTCGTCCACCAGTTCTACAACGACGCCAGCACCATGGTccgcgtcgacgacctcgcTGGAACCAACACCACCGCCAGCACCATGATG GATATACACTCCCTCATTATGTCCTTGAATTTCACCCAAATCGAGATCAAAACAGCCAACTTTCTCAACTCATGGGGTGATGGTGTGCTAGTTATGGTATCTGGTCTTGTACAGACCAAGGAGTACAGCCACCAAAGGAAATTCATCCAGATGTTTTTCCTTGCTCCCCAGGAAAAGGGTTACTTTGTTCTCAATGATTATTTCCATTTCGTTGACGAAGAGCAAGTGCAACCTGCACCTGTTATTGCCCAGGACAACTTCGAGACCAACATGGCATCCAACTCCGTCGTCGAACCTG TTCCAGAGTACATTCACGAAGAGGAAAATCAAAGTGCTGTCCCAATAACATCTGAAGAAAGTGATGCTGTTGAGAACTATACTTACTCTGAGCCACCACAGCAAGTAGTTTCTCAGTCAGACAATTGGGGAGATGAGCCTCTTCCTGAAGAACCAATTTCTTCCTTTACAAATGGAATGGCGATGGCACCGGAGGAGCCAGTGCAATCTCCACCTGTTCCACCTCCTCATGTAGAGGAACCTGTTGGTGAACCAGTAAAGAAGACCTATGCCTCCATT CTAAGAACCGCAAAAGCTCCACTGGTGTTCCCTGTAGCCCAGCCAGCCCCGACTAGACCTCACCAGGCAACCGAGACAAACCAGGCTGCACAGCATTCGGTTATGACTTCGTCTGTGGCAACCGAGAAGCCAAAAACCGATGTTTATGGTGAATTTGCTGTCCAGGATGATGAAG AGAGCAAATCTGTCTATGTTGGGAACGTGCCATCTTCTGTATCTGAGGCTGATCTTGAGAATGAGTTCAAGAAGTTTGGGCGGCTCATTCCTGATGGTGTTGCTATCAGAAGCCGCAAG GAGACCGGAGGCTACTATGCGTTCGTGGAATTCGAAGAACTTAGTGGTGTTCACAATGCATTGAAG GCTTCACCAATTGAAATAAATGGGCGGCAGATATATGTTGAGGAGCGGAAGCCTAACAGCGGCATAAGAGGTGGAA GAAGGGGAGGCAGAGGTCGTTTCGGTGGAGGAGGGCGAGGGTATGCTAGAGGGGGAGGCGACAACGAATATGCGGGCAACCGTGGTAGTGGCAGGCCATCAAATGGCTACCAGCGTGTTCCTCACCATGAGAGGGGCATTTTGGGGAGCCACAACGCAAGAAACTAA